One Pseudorhodoplanes sinuspersici DNA segment encodes these proteins:
- a CDS encoding formimidoylglutamate deiminase: MTVRSCILDKALLPDGWADNVRIDIAADGTIARVQPGAAPDGAERIKGVALPGLPNLHCHAFQKGMAGLAERRGPAHDSFWTWREVMYRFLGALTPDDVEAIAAYAYMDMLEAGFTSVGEFHYLHHDIGGQPYADLGEMAARIAAASSETGIGLTLLSSLYTYGGFGDAAPNPGQARFINPTDRFLKLLARSREIVAVVPHAAVGIAPHSLRAVSPQQLKDMMQAVTDGPIHIHAAEQTREVDDCVAALGARPVEWLLDNANVDQRWCLIHATHMTDDETRRLAHSGAVAGLCPLTEGSLGDGIFNGEMFLHAQGRFGVGTDSNIQIDAPAELRQLEYSQRLKHRGRNIMTQLEGQSTGRCLYTTALAGGAQALGRKIGALAPGRRADIVILNADHPDLAGARDDMVLDVYVFSAGRSLVNKVMAGGVDVVSDGRHRAREAIARRYRQVVSRLSNA; this comes from the coding sequence ATGACTGTGCGGTCCTGTATTCTAGACAAAGCCTTGCTGCCGGATGGCTGGGCGGACAATGTCCGCATCGACATCGCCGCAGACGGCACGATCGCGCGCGTCCAGCCGGGTGCCGCACCGGACGGCGCCGAGCGCATCAAGGGCGTCGCCTTGCCGGGGCTGCCGAACCTGCATTGCCACGCCTTCCAGAAAGGCATGGCCGGCCTCGCCGAGCGGCGCGGTCCGGCCCATGACAGTTTCTGGACCTGGCGCGAGGTGATGTACCGGTTCCTCGGCGCACTGACGCCGGACGACGTCGAAGCCATCGCCGCTTACGCCTACATGGACATGCTGGAGGCCGGGTTCACCTCGGTCGGCGAATTCCATTATCTGCACCACGACATCGGCGGACAGCCTTATGCCGATCTCGGCGAGATGGCCGCGCGCATTGCGGCCGCCAGCAGTGAAACCGGCATCGGTCTGACGCTGCTGTCGTCTCTTTATACATATGGCGGCTTCGGCGACGCTGCACCCAACCCGGGGCAGGCGCGCTTCATCAACCCGACCGACCGCTTCCTGAAGCTGCTCGCGCGTTCGCGTGAGATCGTCGCGGTGGTTCCTCATGCGGCGGTCGGTATCGCGCCGCATTCGTTGCGCGCGGTGTCGCCGCAGCAACTCAAGGATATGATGCAGGCCGTCACGGACGGACCGATCCACATCCACGCAGCGGAGCAGACGCGCGAGGTCGATGACTGTGTTGCGGCCCTTGGCGCGCGTCCGGTGGAATGGCTGCTCGACAACGCAAACGTCGATCAACGCTGGTGCCTGATCCATGCAACGCACATGACCGACGATGAAACGCGGCGTCTTGCGCATTCGGGCGCAGTGGCCGGCCTGTGTCCGCTGACTGAGGGCAGCCTGGGCGACGGCATCTTTAACGGCGAGATGTTCCTGCATGCACAGGGGCGCTTTGGTGTCGGCACCGATTCCAATATCCAGATCGATGCACCGGCGGAGTTGCGCCAGCTCGAATATTCGCAGCGCTTGAAACATCGCGGCCGCAACATCATGACACAGCTCGAAGGCCAGTCGACCGGGCGGTGCCTTTATACGACGGCATTGGCCGGCGGTGCGCAGGCGCTTGGCCGCAAGATCGGTGCATTGGCGCCAGGCCGTCGCGCGGACATTGTGATCCTGAATGCGGATCATCCCGATCTGGCTGGAGCGCGCGACGATATGGTGCTGGATGTCTATGTGTTTTCAGCCGGGCGTTCTCTGGTCAACAAGGTCATGGCCGGCGGTGTCGATGTCGTGAGTGATGGACGGCACCGGGCGCGCGAGGCCATCGCGCGCCGCTACCGCCAGGTCGTGTCGCGTCTGTCGAACGCCTGA